One stretch of bacterium DNA includes these proteins:
- the tadA gene encoding tRNA adenosine(34) deaminase TadA, whose amino-acid sequence MTPAEPAAPAASSAATPSGDERLMRVALAEAAEAGTLGDVPIGAVVVHDGRIVARGQNRREVDRDPTAHAELLALRQAARHVGGWRLSGCTVYVTLEPCPMCAGALLQARVDRLVYGAADPKAGAAGSVVDLFRGVRFPHHVDVTGGVCEAECRQILQRFFETLRA is encoded by the coding sequence GTGACGCCCGCCGAACCCGCCGCGCCCGCGGCCTCCTCTGCCGCAACTCCATCCGGCGACGAGCGCCTCATGCGGGTGGCCCTGGCCGAGGCGGCGGAGGCCGGCACCCTCGGCGACGTGCCGATCGGCGCGGTCGTGGTGCATGACGGTCGGATCGTCGCGCGCGGACAGAACCGGCGCGAAGTCGACCGCGATCCCACCGCCCACGCCGAACTCCTCGCGCTCAGGCAGGCGGCCCGGCACGTCGGGGGCTGGCGGCTCTCGGGCTGTACCGTCTACGTGACGCTCGAGCCGTGTCCGATGTGCGCGGGCGCGCTGCTTCAGGCACGGGTCGACCGGCTCGTGTACGGCGCCGCCGACCCGAAGGCCGGCGCCGCCGGCAGCGTCGTCGATCTTTTCCGCGGCGTCCGTTTCCCTCACCACGTCGACGTGACGGGGGGCGTGTGCGAGGCGGAGTGTCGGCAGATTCTCCAGAGGTTCTTCGAGACGCTGCGCGCATAG